A single Ketogulonicigenium vulgare WSH-001 DNA region contains:
- a CDS encoding DNA gyrase inhibitor YacG has translation MASKCPICGKATVAEYKPFCSARCADVDLGRWLGGNYRIASEDNDEQEEALQELEKLIDSEFPPDGTTRH, from the coding sequence ATGGCCAGTAAGTGCCCCATCTGCGGCAAAGCGACGGTGGCGGAATATAAGCCCTTTTGCTCGGCGCGCTGCGCCGATGTGGATTTGGGCCGTTGGCTGGGCGGCAACTATCGCATTGCATCCGAGGATAACGACGAGCAGGAAGAAGCGCTGCAAGAGCTTGAAAAACTGATCGATTCAGAATTTCCGCCGGACGGCACCACCCGCCATTAA
- a CDS encoding ribonuclease E/G, which yields MKGRRIVLDHYQGREAAALLVDGRLDDLLIDSDQVRTGAIFRAICDRPLKGQGGMMLRIPGGTAFLRQGKGLHPGQAMLVQVTGIAEDGKAVPVTDRVLFKSRFAIITPGAPGRNISRQIDDEEERDRLAAIAHEAMEGADEGTFGLIIRSSAAGADEDDIYDDIREMLDLAVAVMADAEGTEPEALTEGDGPHDLAWREWSAPDIETIPGGFAREGVDQMIEDLAETRVEIGEGTMYVETTRALVAIDVNTGGDTSPAAALKANLAAARALPRALRMRGLGGQIAVDFAPMSKAHRKQVEQSLRASFKLDPIETSLVGWTTMGLFELQRKRERLPLAQLLEGANGQ from the coding sequence ATGAAGGGCCGCAGAATCGTCCTTGACCACTATCAGGGGCGCGAAGCCGCTGCCCTTTTGGTGGATGGCCGCCTTGATGACCTGCTGATCGACAGCGATCAGGTACGTACCGGCGCCATTTTCCGTGCCATCTGCGACCGCCCGCTGAAGGGTCAGGGCGGCATGATGCTGCGTATCCCGGGCGGCACGGCGTTCTTGCGTCAGGGCAAAGGTCTGCATCCGGGTCAGGCCATGCTGGTCCAAGTGACCGGCATCGCCGAGGATGGCAAAGCCGTCCCCGTAACAGACCGCGTGCTGTTCAAAAGCCGTTTCGCCATCATTACCCCCGGCGCGCCCGGTCGTAATATCTCGCGCCAGATCGACGACGAGGAAGAGCGCGACCGCCTTGCCGCCATCGCGCATGAGGCGATGGAAGGCGCGGATGAGGGCACATTCGGCCTGATCATCCGTTCATCCGCCGCAGGCGCGGACGAGGATGATATCTATGACGATATCCGCGAAATGCTCGATCTGGCCGTCGCCGTCATGGCCGATGCCGAGGGCACCGAGCCAGAGGCCCTGACCGAAGGCGATGGCCCGCACGACCTGGCGTGGCGCGAATGGTCGGCCCCCGATATCGAGACGATCCCCGGCGGTTTTGCGCGCGAAGGCGTCGATCAGATGATCGAGGATCTGGCCGAGACCCGCGTCGAAATCGGCGAAGGCACGATGTATGTCGAGACCACCCGTGCGCTGGTTGCGATTGATGTGAACACCGGCGGCGACACATCCCCCGCCGCCGCGCTAAAGGCGAACCTTGCCGCCGCCCGCGCCCTGCCCCGTGCGCTGCGGATGCGCGGCCTTGGCGGCCAGATCGCCGTCGATTTCGCCCCCATGTCCAAGGCGCACCGCAAGCAGGTTGAACAAAGCCTGCGCGCCTCGTTCAAACTGGACCCGATCGAGACCAGCCTTGTCGGTTGGACCACGATGGGCCTGTTCGAGCTGCAGCGCAAACGCGAGCGTCTGCCCCTTGCCCAATTGCTGGAGGGGGCCAATGGCCAGTAA